From Paenibacillus polymyxa, the proteins below share one genomic window:
- a CDS encoding glycoside hydrolase family 5 protein, whose protein sequence is MKALLRKALLSGLAGLLIMIGLGGFFSKAQAASGFYVSGTKLYDSTGKPFVMRGVNHAHTWYKNDLYTAIPAIAKTGANTVRIVLSNGNQYTKDDINSVKNIISLVTSYKMIPVLEVHDATGKDDYASLDAAVNYWISIKDALIGKEDRVIVNIANEWYGSWNGGGWADGYKQAIPKLRNAGIKNTLIVDCAGWGQYPQSINDFGKSVFAADSLKNTVFSIHMYEFAGKDVQTVRTNIDNVLNQGLPLIIGEFGGYHKGADVDETEIMRYGQSKGIGWLAWSWYGNSSDLSYLDLVTGPNGNLTDWGRTVVEGTNGIKETSKKAGIY, encoded by the coding sequence GTGAAAGCATTGTTAAGAAAAGCATTATTGTCTGGACTCGCTGGTCTGCTTATCATGATTGGTTTGGGGGGATTCTTCTCCAAGGCGCAAGCTGCTTCAGGGTTTTATGTAAGCGGTACCAAATTGTATGACTCTACAGGCAAGCCGTTCGTTATGAGAGGCGTCAATCATGCTCACACTTGGTACAAAAACGATCTTTATACTGCCATCCCAGCCATTGCCAAGACAGGTGCTAATACCGTTCGGATTGTCCTTTCTAACGGAAACCAATACACCAAAGATGACATAAATTCCGTGAAAAATATTATCTCCCTGGTCACAAGTTATAAAATGATTCCTGTACTTGAGGTTCATGACGCTACGGGTAAGGACGATTATGCGTCTTTGGATGCGGCTGTGAATTACTGGATTAGTATAAAAGATGCCCTGATCGGCAAGGAAGATCGGGTCATCGTGAACATTGCGAACGAATGGTATGGCTCCTGGAATGGAGGCGGTTGGGCAGATGGGTATAAGCAAGCGATTCCCAAGCTGAGAAACGCAGGTATCAAAAATACGCTCATCGTCGATTGTGCTGGTTGGGGGCAATATCCTCAATCTATCAATGACTTCGGTAAATCTGTATTTGCAGCTGATTCTTTGAAGAATACGGTATTCTCCATTCATATGTATGAGTTCGCTGGTAAAGATGTTCAAACTGTTCGAACCAATATTGATAACGTTCTGAATCAAGGACTTCCATTGATTATTGGTGAATTTGGCGGTTACCACAAAGGAGCTGACGTCGACGAGACAGAAATCATGAGATACGGCCAATCCAAAGGCATAGGCTGGTTAGCCTGGTCCTGGTACGGCAATAGCTCCGACCTTTCTTATCTTGATCTTGTTACAGGACCTAACGGCAATCTGACCGATTGGGGCCGCACTGTGGTAGAAGGAACCAACGGTATCAAAGAAACATCGAAAAAAGCCGGTATCTACTAA